One Kineococcus radiotolerans SRS30216 = ATCC BAA-149 DNA window includes the following coding sequences:
- a CDS encoding aminopeptidase P family protein encodes MTSGATSQTTQLDGEVEGATVEDVLDARAPEAGDPVVAVPGAEEDAEDERSHRSTPRSAAFRRFIAEGWGPRPAEDLGAAPSAPFAARRREVLSSLFPHEVLVVPAGTLVRRSNDTDYRFRPHSAFAHLTGLGTDREADAVLVLHPRAGAEGHEAVLYVRPQAGRETEEFFADARYGELWVGVRPTLREFEAQTGITCHDVAALADEVAASMAEGTTTGLRLVPDADPAVTGTVLPLRPTPPEAADDEFVTALSELRLVKDEHEVAQMREAVAASVRGFEEVVRVLPRAVGHPRGERVVEAAFDGHARVEGNAVGYETISAAGNHACTLHWIRNDGAIAPGQLLLLDAGVEVDSLYTADVTRTLPVDGTFTDAQRRVYQAVLDASEAAFAVARPGVRFREVHEAAMRVVADRLSAWGMLPVDAASSLEPGGQFHRRWMPHGTSHHLGLDVHDCAQARREMYLDAELREGMIFTIEPGIYIKAEDELAPEELRGIGVRIEDDVLVTADGVENLTAVLARTPDAVEAWMASLR; translated from the coding sequence GTGACTTCCGGAGCGACTTCGCAGACGACGCAGCTGGACGGGGAGGTGGAGGGGGCGACCGTCGAGGACGTCCTCGACGCCCGCGCCCCCGAGGCCGGAGACCCCGTGGTCGCCGTCCCGGGCGCGGAGGAGGACGCGGAGGACGAGAGGTCCCACCGCTCGACCCCCCGCTCGGCGGCCTTCCGCCGCTTCATCGCCGAGGGCTGGGGCCCCCGCCCCGCCGAGGACCTCGGCGCCGCGCCGTCGGCCCCCTTCGCCGCGCGCCGGCGCGAGGTGCTGTCCTCGCTGTTCCCGCACGAGGTCCTCGTCGTGCCCGCCGGCACCCTCGTCCGCCGCTCCAACGACACCGACTACCGCTTCCGGCCGCACTCGGCGTTCGCGCACCTCACCGGGCTCGGCACCGACCGCGAGGCCGACGCCGTCCTCGTCCTGCACCCGCGCGCCGGCGCGGAGGGCCACGAGGCCGTCCTCTACGTGCGCCCGCAGGCCGGGCGGGAGACCGAGGAGTTCTTCGCCGACGCCCGCTACGGCGAGCTCTGGGTCGGGGTCCGTCCCACGCTGCGCGAGTTCGAGGCCCAGACCGGGATCACCTGCCACGACGTCGCGGCCCTGGCCGACGAGGTCGCCGCGTCGATGGCCGAGGGGACCACCACGGGCCTGCGCCTGGTGCCCGACGCGGACCCCGCGGTCACCGGGACCGTGCTCCCGCTGCGCCCGACCCCGCCGGAGGCGGCCGACGACGAGTTCGTCACCGCCCTCTCGGAGCTGCGGCTGGTCAAGGACGAGCACGAGGTCGCCCAGATGAGGGAGGCCGTCGCGGCCAGCGTGCGGGGCTTCGAGGAGGTCGTGCGGGTCCTGCCCCGGGCCGTGGGGCACCCGCGCGGGGAACGCGTCGTGGAGGCCGCCTTCGACGGCCACGCCCGCGTCGAGGGCAACGCCGTGGGCTACGAGACGATCTCCGCGGCCGGGAACCACGCCTGCACGCTGCACTGGATCCGCAACGACGGGGCCATCGCCCCCGGCCAGCTGCTGCTGCTGGACGCCGGGGTGGAGGTCGACTCCCTCTACACCGCCGACGTGACCCGCACCCTGCCCGTCGACGGCACCTTCACCGACGCCCAGCGCCGCGTCTACCAGGCCGTCCTCGACGCCTCCGAGGCCGCCTTCGCCGTCGCCCGGCCCGGGGTGCGCTTCCGCGAGGTCCACGAGGCCGCGATGCGCGTCGTGGCCGACCGGCTGTCCGCGTGGGGGATGCTGCCCGTCGACGCGGCGTCCTCGCTCGAGCCCGGCGGGCAGTTCCACCGCCGGTGGATGCCGCACGGCACCAGCCACCACCTCGGCCTCGACGTCCACGACTGCGCCCAGGCCCGCCGGGAGATGTACCTCGACGCCGAGCTGCGCGAGGGCATGATCTTCACCATCGAGCCGGGCATCTACATCAAGGCCGAGGACGAGCTCGCCCCCGAGGAGCTGCGCGGCATCGGGGTGCGGATCGAGGACGACGTCCTGGTGACCGCCGACGGGGTGGAGAACCTCACCGCCGTGCTGGCCCGCACCCCCGACGCCGTCGAGGCGTGGATGGCCTCGCTGCGCTGA
- a CDS encoding magnesium transporter MgtE N-terminal domain-containing protein encodes MTGSLTRVFAARLAGTSVFDPQGDMVGRVRDVVGLLSPRGPIRVIGLVVEVPGRRRVFVPMTRVTSVDTGQVLTTGLVNMRRFEQRGTETLLLAELLDRTVELADGSGSATVEDLGLELNRARDWRLTKLFVRRGEAAKGLSGRLRRRGETMTIDVDGVAGGVLGLASPDLDQGATNLLAAFEELKAADLAEVIHELTPKRRLEVAAALDDERLADVLEELPEDDQVEILSALAGDRAAHVLEEMQPDDAADLLSELPPEQAERLLALMEPDDADPVRRLLAYDDYTAGGLMTSDPVVLAPDATIAEALAHVRRSELSVPMATAVYVCRPPLETPTGRFLGTAHLQRLLREPPQTPLGQILDTDIDPLSPGETLQGVTRQLAAYNLVSMPVVDEDGHLLGAVTADDVLDHLLPEDWRDTTEEVFSRTPGTEADRD; translated from the coding sequence GTGACCGGCTCCCTGACCCGCGTGTTCGCCGCCCGGCTGGCGGGCACGTCGGTGTTCGACCCGCAGGGCGACATGGTCGGCCGGGTCCGCGACGTGGTGGGCCTGCTGAGCCCGCGCGGGCCGATCCGCGTCATCGGCCTGGTCGTCGAGGTCCCCGGCCGGCGCCGGGTGTTCGTGCCCATGACCCGCGTCACCAGCGTCGACACCGGGCAGGTCCTCACCACCGGCCTGGTCAACATGCGCCGCTTCGAGCAGCGTGGCACCGAGACCCTGCTGCTGGCGGAGCTCCTCGACCGCACGGTGGAGCTGGCCGACGGCAGCGGCAGCGCCACCGTCGAGGACCTGGGCCTGGAGCTCAACCGCGCCCGCGACTGGCGGCTGACCAAGCTGTTCGTCCGCCGCGGGGAGGCCGCCAAGGGGCTCTCGGGGCGGCTGCGCCGGCGGGGGGAGACGATGACGATCGACGTCGACGGCGTCGCCGGCGGGGTGCTGGGCCTGGCCTCCCCCGACCTGGACCAGGGGGCGACGAACCTGCTGGCCGCCTTCGAGGAGCTCAAGGCCGCCGACCTGGCCGAGGTGATCCACGAGCTCACCCCCAAGCGCCGCCTGGAGGTCGCCGCCGCCCTCGACGACGAGCGCCTCGCCGACGTCCTGGAGGAGCTGCCCGAGGACGACCAGGTCGAGATCCTCTCCGCCCTCGCGGGCGACCGCGCCGCGCACGTCCTGGAGGAGATGCAGCCCGACGACGCCGCCGACCTGCTCTCGGAGCTGCCGCCGGAGCAGGCGGAGCGGCTGCTGGCGCTGATGGAGCCCGACGACGCGGACCCGGTGCGCCGGCTGCTGGCCTACGACGACTACACGGCCGGTGGGCTCATGACCTCCGACCCGGTGGTGCTGGCCCCGGACGCGACGATCGCCGAGGCGCTGGCCCACGTGCGCCGCAGCGAGCTCAGCGTGCCGATGGCCACGGCCGTCTACGTGTGCCGGCCGCCGCTGGAGACGCCCACCGGCCGCTTCCTGGGCACCGCGCACCTGCAGCGGCTGCTGCGCGAACCCCCGCAGACGCCGCTGGGGCAGATCCTCGACACCGACATCGACCCGCTGTCCCCGGGGGAGACCCTGCAGGGCGTGACCCGCCAGCTGGCCGCGTACAACCTGGTCTCGATGCCCGTCGTCGACGAGGACGGGCACCTGCTGGGGGCGGTGACCGCGGACGACGTGCTGGACCACCTGCTGCCCGAGGACTGGCGCGACACGACGGAGGAGGTCTTCTCGAGGACCCCGGGGACGGAGGCCGACCGTGACTGA
- a CDS encoding Dps family protein, producing MAKESKKMKAEGVPLYTVPGLTPEQAAEIAAVLQDRLNALTDLHLTLKHVHWNVVGPHFVAVHEMLDPQVDAVREMADTTAERIATLGLSPYGTPGALVADRSWDDYSIGRAGAIEHLGALDLVYSGVIQDHRRAVEAVGELDPITEDMLIAQSAQLEQYHWFVRAHLETSGGQLSTAGASSEVQARSQARAGAKRKTA from the coding sequence ATGGCCAAGGAGAGCAAGAAGATGAAGGCGGAGGGCGTCCCCCTCTACACCGTTCCCGGACTCACCCCCGAGCAGGCCGCGGAGATCGCGGCGGTGCTCCAGGACCGGCTCAACGCCCTGACCGACCTGCACCTGACGCTGAAGCACGTCCACTGGAACGTCGTCGGCCCGCACTTCGTCGCCGTGCACGAGATGCTCGACCCGCAGGTCGACGCCGTCCGCGAGATGGCCGACACCACGGCCGAGCGCATCGCCACCCTCGGCCTCTCGCCCTACGGCACGCCCGGTGCGCTGGTCGCCGACCGCAGCTGGGACGACTACTCCATCGGGCGCGCGGGGGCCATCGAGCACCTCGGCGCCCTCGACCTCGTGTACTCCGGGGTCATCCAGGACCACCGCCGGGCCGTCGAGGCGGTGGGTGAGCTGGACCCGATCACCGAGGACATGCTCATCGCCCAGTCCGCCCAGCTGGAGCAGTACCACTGGTTCGTGCGCGCCCACCTGGAGACCTCCGGCGGCCAGCTGTCCACCGCGGGCGCCTCCTCCGAGGTGCAGGCGCGCAGCCAGGCCCGGGCCGGGGCCAAGCGCAAGACCGCCTGA
- a CDS encoding general stress protein → MTTPTPPSGEAIGRYATYSEAQRAVDFLSDEHFPVQNVTIVGNGLQMVERVTGRLTYGRAAGAGAASGAWFGLLVGLMLSVFGGGGSGALLTGVLVGAGFGMLFGVISYALTGGRRDFTSSSQIVASEYTVLCLPQLAGQAREVLSRLPNGLGRGTGPDYSAPSGGSSQWGAPDPGARPGPWSAPTAPPPGAHLPPPQPGSAPAHQPPPPAGERPAEPEPVMDLSGPTYAEKVEEQRRARRAAEQQERDRVRDAE, encoded by the coding sequence ATGACCACCCCCACCCCGCCGTCGGGGGAGGCGATCGGTCGCTACGCCACGTACTCGGAGGCGCAGCGGGCCGTGGACTTCCTCTCCGACGAGCACTTCCCGGTGCAGAACGTCACCATCGTCGGCAACGGCCTGCAGATGGTCGAGCGGGTCACGGGACGGCTGACCTACGGGCGGGCCGCCGGGGCCGGGGCGGCCTCGGGCGCCTGGTTCGGTCTCCTCGTGGGCCTCATGCTGTCCGTCTTCGGCGGCGGCGGCAGCGGGGCGCTGCTCACCGGGGTCCTCGTCGGGGCCGGGTTCGGGATGCTCTTCGGCGTGATCTCCTACGCGCTGACCGGTGGCCGGCGCGACTTCACCTCCTCCAGCCAGATCGTGGCCTCGGAGTACACCGTCCTCTGCCTGCCGCAGCTGGCCGGGCAGGCCCGCGAGGTCCTCTCGCGCCTGCCCAACGGCCTCGGCCGCGGCACCGGCCCGGACTACTCCGCGCCCTCCGGCGGCTCCTCGCAGTGGGGCGCTCCGGACCCCGGGGCGCGCCCGGGCCCCTGGTCCGCGCCCACCGCGCCGCCGCCGGGCGCCCACCTCCCGCCGCCGCAGCCGGGCAGTGCCCCGGCCCACCAGCCGCCGCCGCCGGCGGGGGAGCGCCCGGCCGAGCCGGAGCCGGTGATGGACCTCTCCGGCCCCACCTACGCCGAGAAGGTCGAGGAGCAGCGCCGCGCGCGCCGCGCCGCGGAGCAGCAGGAGCGCGACCGGGTGCGCGACGCGGAGTGA
- a CDS encoding oxygenase MpaB family protein: MTATTTGRGAARVALRGRPAPARPPSVSAALHARPTLEVALLAAALVEERHPRLARVVTADERPRRRRVQDAAALLRAATTDPVRALGLAARERAVGGDPHVRPEGHDPDLLALRHALRVHCVLLTAAAAGGEPTPAAAESYVREQRSTAVLLGAEPDDLPATLAEVAEDVAAVRAEVEADPAPVTAALGGHRDGCGDGCEDGAWHRVSRLALGVLPPWARPGPVAVDPGGLTARLRRL, translated from the coding sequence GTGACAGCCACCACGACAGGACGCGGCGCCGCCCGGGTGGCGCTGCGCGGCCGGCCCGCACCGGCCCGCCCCCCGTCGGTCTCCGCGGCGCTGCACGCCCGTCCGACCCTGGAGGTGGCGCTGCTGGCGGCCGCCCTGGTGGAGGAGCGGCACCCGCGGCTGGCCCGGGTCGTCACCGCCGACGAACGTCCCCGGCGCCGCCGGGTGCAGGACGCGGCGGCCCTGCTGCGCGCCGCCACCACCGACCCCGTGCGGGCCCTGGGGCTGGCGGCGCGGGAACGGGCGGTGGGCGGGGACCCGCACGTGCGTCCCGAGGGGCACGACCCGGACCTGCTGGCCCTGCGTCACGCGCTGCGGGTGCACTGCGTGCTGCTGACGGCCGCGGCCGCGGGCGGGGAGCCGACCCCGGCGGCGGCGGAGAGCTACGTGCGGGAGCAGCGCAGCACCGCGGTGCTGCTGGGTGCCGAACCCGACGACCTGCCGGCGACGCTGGCCGAGGTGGCGGAGGACGTCGCCGCGGTGCGCGCCGAGGTGGAGGCCGACCCGGCCCCCGTCACCGCGGCCCTGGGCGGCCACCGGGACGGCTGCGGGGACGGCTGCGAGGACGGGGCCTGGCACCGGGTGTCGCGGCTGGCCCTGGGCGTGCTGCCCCCGTGGGCGCGGCCGGGACCGGTGGCGGTCGACCCCGGGGGGCTGACCGCGCGCCTGCGGCGCCTCTGA
- a CDS encoding DUF1003 domain-containing protein, protein MTEREPREPRSSPRRARGDAVSLDTPREARRQLLSRPQVDPDAFGRASEKFARFMGTARFLVYMTGFVAVWLAWNTFAPEGAQFDPRALNYTLLTLILSLQASYAAPLILLAQNRQDDRDRVLNEQDRAQGERALADTEYLTREVAALRIALRDVATRDFVRSELRAVLEELRDEDDVPAPSRDAKRKGGKKRKRPPEPAAGAERPAEPAPTGSTPAEDLPMTDG, encoded by the coding sequence GTGACTGAGCGCGAACCCCGCGAGCCGCGCAGCAGCCCGCGCCGGGCCCGCGGCGACGCGGTCTCGCTGGACACCCCGCGCGAGGCGCGGCGGCAGCTGCTCTCGCGCCCGCAGGTGGACCCCGACGCCTTCGGCCGCGCGTCGGAGAAGTTCGCCCGCTTCATGGGCACCGCCCGCTTCCTCGTCTACATGACGGGCTTCGTCGCGGTGTGGCTGGCCTGGAACACCTTCGCCCCCGAGGGCGCGCAGTTCGACCCGCGGGCGCTGAACTACACCCTGCTGACGCTCATCCTGTCGCTGCAGGCCTCCTACGCGGCACCGCTGATCCTGCTGGCCCAGAACCGCCAGGACGACCGCGACCGCGTCCTCAACGAGCAGGACCGCGCGCAGGGCGAGCGCGCCCTGGCCGACACCGAGTACCTGACCCGCGAGGTGGCCGCGCTGCGGATCGCGCTGCGCGACGTCGCCACCCGCGACTTCGTGCGCTCGGAGCTGCGGGCCGTCCTGGAGGAGCTGCGCGACGAGGACGACGTCCCCGCCCCCTCCCGCGACGCCAAGCGCAAGGGCGGCAAGAAGCGCAAGCGGCCACCCGAGCCGGCCGCGGGGGCGGAGCGACCGGCTGAACCCGCGCCCACCGGTTCAACTCCGGCGGAGGACCTGCCGATGACCGACGGGTGA
- a CDS encoding PHP domain-containing protein, with the protein MRIDLHTHSNASDGTQPPAGVVTSAAEAGLDVIALTDHDTSDGWDEAVATGERLGVRVVPGVEISCLRGGVSVHLLSYRHDPADEPLARMLAGSRTSRASRARLMVERLGPDTGLRWEDVLEHVHGGATIGRPHIADALVARGVVADRDEAFATVLSGRSRYFVPQTAPDPVEAVRRVRAAGGVSVIAHPAASKRGSCIGDADIEAMVEAGLAGLEVDHRDHSDAERAHLRDVARSLGLLVTGSSDYHGTGKRNLLGENTTDPEVLARLDALAEAGAGVTGTSPR; encoded by the coding sequence GTGCGCATCGACCTGCACACGCACTCCAACGCTTCCGACGGGACCCAGCCGCCGGCGGGGGTCGTGACCTCCGCCGCCGAGGCCGGGCTCGACGTCATCGCCCTCACCGACCACGACACCAGCGACGGCTGGGACGAGGCCGTCGCGACGGGCGAGCGGTTGGGAGTCCGCGTGGTCCCCGGGGTGGAGATCAGCTGCCTGCGGGGCGGCGTCTCCGTCCACCTCCTCTCCTACCGGCACGACCCGGCCGACGAGCCGCTGGCCCGCATGCTCGCCGGCTCGCGCACCTCGAGGGCCAGCCGCGCCCGGCTCATGGTCGAGCGGCTCGGCCCCGACACCGGCCTGCGCTGGGAGGACGTCCTGGAGCACGTCCACGGCGGGGCGACGATCGGGCGCCCGCACATCGCCGACGCCCTCGTGGCCCGGGGCGTCGTCGCCGACCGCGACGAGGCCTTCGCCACGGTCCTCTCCGGCCGCAGCCGGTACTTCGTCCCGCAGACCGCCCCCGACCCGGTCGAGGCCGTGCGCCGGGTCCGCGCCGCCGGCGGGGTGTCCGTCATCGCCCACCCCGCGGCCTCGAAGCGGGGCAGCTGCATCGGCGACGCCGACATCGAGGCCATGGTCGAGGCGGGGCTGGCCGGGCTCGAGGTCGACCACCGCGACCACTCCGACGCCGAGCGCGCGCACCTGCGCGACGTGGCCCGCTCCCTGGGCCTGCTGGTCACCGGCTCCAGCGACTACCACGGCACGGGCAAGCGCAACCTGCTGGGGGAGAACACCACCGACCCCGAGGTCCTGGCCCGCCTGGACGCCCTCGCCGAGGCCGGGGCCGGGGTCACCGGGACGTCGCCCCGGTGA
- a CDS encoding DUF6758 family protein, with protein MGGTATCPRCDGAVRAPSIWHSSATCAVHGEVVPLQPPQPADAEHLAWVARHSDVPVWLPWPLPDGWLVTGTRCVRDGKHEAQAVVVAASGPHHGTGGSPVADLLLVSEQPGTGLGAHLAGLDDVDPGEGLVTGRPAARPHADGAATPLWPVPSAEDRAVLVGEAGGVWLWALLWPATAGVTLLDDLHLIDLRDPGHELDVPCGALSPRVAWSAPPSALRA; from the coding sequence ATGGGCGGTACGGCGACGTGCCCCCGCTGCGACGGAGCGGTGCGGGCACCCAGCATCTGGCACTCCTCGGCGACCTGCGCGGTCCACGGGGAGGTGGTCCCCCTGCAGCCCCCCCAGCCCGCCGACGCCGAGCACCTGGCCTGGGTCGCGCGGCACTCCGACGTCCCCGTCTGGCTGCCGTGGCCCCTGCCCGACGGCTGGCTGGTCACCGGGACCCGCTGCGTGCGCGACGGCAAGCACGAGGCGCAGGCCGTGGTCGTGGCCGCCAGCGGCCCCCACCACGGCACCGGCGGCTCCCCGGTGGCCGACCTCCTCCTCGTCTCCGAGCAGCCCGGCACGGGACTGGGCGCCCACCTCGCCGGCCTCGACGACGTCGACCCCGGCGAGGGGCTGGTCACCGGCCGGCCCGCCGCCCGGCCCCACGCCGACGGAGCCGCCACCCCCTTGTGGCCGGTGCCCTCCGCGGAGGACCGGGCCGTCCTCGTCGGGGAGGCCGGCGGGGTCTGGCTGTGGGCGCTGCTGTGGCCGGCCACCGCGGGCGTCACCCTCCTCGACGACCTGCACCTGATCGACCTGCGCGACCCCGGCCACGAGCTCGACGTGCCCTGCGGGGCGCTCTCGCCCCGGGTCGCCTGGTCCGCCCCGCCCAGCGCCCTGCGGGCCTGA
- a CDS encoding MarC family protein, giving the protein MNWQLFGEAFVTLFVIMDPLGTVPIFLGLTASFSTAERSRAARQAVFVAFGVIVAFALFGQRILDYLHISLPALQAAGGLLLLLIALELLTGKGDEPTSTVGVNVAMVPLGTPLLAGPGAIVATMVFVQQAEGWDDRAAVALGVLAVHVTLWLAMRFAGLVHKVLGDSGVLLVTRVAGLLLSAIAVQLVADAVRTFVVGPA; this is encoded by the coding sequence GTGAACTGGCAGCTCTTCGGGGAGGCCTTCGTCACCCTGTTCGTCATCATGGACCCGCTGGGGACCGTGCCGATCTTCCTGGGCCTCACCGCCAGCTTCAGCACCGCCGAACGCTCCCGCGCCGCGCGGCAGGCGGTGTTCGTCGCCTTCGGCGTCATCGTCGCCTTCGCCCTCTTCGGCCAGCGGATCCTGGACTACCTGCACATCAGCCTGCCCGCGCTGCAGGCCGCGGGGGGTCTCCTGCTGCTGCTCATCGCCCTGGAGCTGCTGACCGGCAAGGGGGACGAGCCCACCAGCACCGTCGGGGTCAACGTGGCCATGGTCCCGCTGGGCACCCCGCTGCTCGCCGGCCCCGGCGCCATCGTCGCCACCATGGTCTTCGTGCAGCAGGCCGAGGGCTGGGACGACCGGGCCGCGGTCGCCCTGGGCGTGCTGGCCGTGCACGTCACGCTGTGGCTGGCGATGCGCTTCGCCGGGTTGGTGCACAAGGTCCTTGGCGACTCCGGGGTCCTGCTGGTGACGCGGGTGGCGGGTCTGCTGCTGTCGGCGATCGCCGTGCAGCTGGTGGCCGACGCCGTGCGCACCTTCGTCGTCGGTCCCGCCTGA
- a CDS encoding GspE/PulE family protein, whose translation MTTLDAPATSTGQVPLQPVPAQGQPATPVRRRLGDVLVEKGLLVPEDLDVALAEQRNVEGPRRRLGQILVELGMVSEAELAQCLAELLQLEHVDLSRLTLAPDVVRLLPRAVAERCRVLVLDKTPEYLLVAAADPTNVLALDDVKLYTRTPELHVVVAMDSQIRDQLARAWSLTEDTSQVSRMVQDATEDDDEDPLAALNGSVDDDAPIVKLVNRILSDAVRLRCSDIHLESQRDQLRVRFRVDGLLRDVMSAPKRVAPSVISRIKIISGLDISERRIPQDGRTRVVVDGAAIDCRVSTLPALHGEKIVIRLLTRGDDVPSLPSLGFEPEQLEIFEKALSVPQGLVLITGPTGSGKTNTLYAAIHATMSPEKNIITLEDPVEVQLPGITQVQVHAKVGMTFSAGLRSVLRQDPDIVLIGEVRDSETAELALKASMTGHLVLTTLHTNSAVGALTRLVDMGAAPFLVASSLTAAIAQRLVRKPCDSCADGYIPDEDVLAVLDLTIEDILDATPLKGTGCPECGGTGYRGRTAVYEVLDVTPSMRKVLMHDATESALLAEAERIGMKTLRQSALEKAMRGETTFEEVIRVTAG comes from the coding sequence GTGACGACTCTCGACGCCCCCGCCACGTCGACGGGACAGGTCCCGCTCCAGCCGGTCCCGGCCCAGGGCCAGCCCGCGACCCCCGTGCGCCGGCGCCTGGGGGACGTGCTCGTCGAGAAGGGTCTGCTGGTCCCCGAGGACCTCGACGTCGCCCTGGCCGAGCAGCGCAACGTGGAGGGCCCGCGCCGCCGCCTGGGTCAGATCCTCGTCGAGCTCGGCATGGTCTCCGAGGCCGAGCTGGCCCAGTGCCTGGCCGAGCTGCTGCAGCTGGAGCACGTGGACCTGTCCCGGCTGACCCTGGCCCCCGACGTCGTGCGCCTGCTGCCGCGGGCGGTGGCCGAGCGCTGCCGCGTCCTGGTCCTGGACAAGACCCCGGAGTACCTGCTGGTCGCGGCCGCGGACCCGACGAACGTCCTGGCCCTGGACGACGTCAAGCTCTACACCCGCACGCCCGAGCTGCACGTCGTCGTGGCGATGGACTCCCAGATCCGCGACCAGCTGGCCCGCGCCTGGTCGCTGACCGAGGACACCTCGCAGGTGTCGCGGATGGTGCAGGACGCCACCGAGGACGACGACGAGGACCCGCTGGCGGCCCTCAACGGCTCCGTCGACGACGACGCGCCCATCGTCAAGCTCGTCAACCGGATCCTCTCCGACGCGGTGCGCCTGCGCTGCTCCGACATCCACCTGGAGTCCCAGCGCGACCAGCTGCGCGTCCGCTTCCGCGTCGACGGCCTGCTGCGCGACGTGATGTCCGCGCCCAAGCGGGTGGCGCCCAGCGTCATCAGCCGCATCAAGATCATCTCCGGGCTGGACATCTCCGAGCGCCGCATCCCCCAGGACGGCCGGACCCGCGTGGTCGTCGACGGCGCGGCCATCGACTGCCGCGTCTCGACGCTGCCCGCCCTGCACGGCGAGAAGATCGTGATCCGCCTGCTCACCCGCGGCGACGACGTCCCCTCGCTGCCCTCGCTCGGGTTCGAGCCGGAGCAGCTGGAGATCTTCGAGAAGGCCCTCAGCGTCCCGCAGGGCCTGGTGCTCATCACCGGCCCCACCGGGTCGGGCAAGACGAACACCCTCTACGCGGCGATCCACGCGACGATGTCGCCGGAGAAGAACATCATCACCCTCGAGGACCCCGTCGAGGTCCAGCTGCCCGGCATCACCCAGGTGCAGGTGCACGCCAAGGTGGGCATGACGTTCTCCGCCGGCCTGCGCTCGGTCCTGCGCCAGGACCCCGACATCGTCCTCATCGGCGAGGTCCGCGACTCCGAGACCGCCGAGCTGGCGCTCAAGGCGTCGATGACGGGCCACCTGGTGCTGACGACCCTGCACACCAACTCCGCCGTGGGGGCGCTGACGCGCCTGGTCGACATGGGCGCGGCGCCGTTCCTGGTGGCCAGCTCGCTGACCGCGGCGATCGCCCAGCGGCTGGTCCGCAAGCCCTGCGACTCCTGCGCGGACGGCTACATCCCCGACGAGGACGTCCTCGCCGTGCTGGACCTGACGATCGAGGACATCCTCGACGCGACCCCGCTCAAGGGCACCGGCTGCCCCGAGTGCGGCGGCACCGGCTACCGCGGCCGCACCGCGGTCTACGAGGTCCTCGACGTGACCCCGAGCATGCGCAAGGTCCTCATGCACGACGCGACGGAGTCGGCGCTGCTGGCCGAGGCGGAGCGGATCGGGATGAAGACGCTGCGCCAGTCGGCGCTGGAGAAGGCGATGCGCGGGGAGACGACCTTCGAGGAGGTCATCCGCGTCACCGCCGGCTGA